A single region of the Drosophila miranda strain MSH22 chromosome 2, D.miranda_PacBio2.1, whole genome shotgun sequence genome encodes:
- the LOC108155483 gene encoding RNA-binding protein squid isoform X2: MADKIVDSEMNGEDFTKDVTTNDVSSENGDAAGAAGSTNGSEHTSAVSNQRDDDRKLFVGGLSWETTEKELRDHFGKFGEIESINVKTDPQTGRSRGFAFIVFTNTEAIDKVSSAGEHIINSKKVDPKKAKARHGKIFVGGLTTEISDEEIKTYFSQFGNIVEVEMPFDKQKSQRKGFCFITFDSEQVVTDLLKTPKQKISGKEVDVKRATPKPENQMMGMRGGARGGMRGGRGGYGRGGYNNQWDAQSSYSGYGGYGGYGAAGGYGDYYAGGYYNGYDYGYGGGGGGGGGSFNGGKQRGSGRQPRHQPY; the protein is encoded by the exons ATGGCCGATAAAATTGTAGACAGTGAGATGAACGGCGAAGACTTCACCAAGGATGTAACCACCAACGACGTGAGCTCCGAAAATGGTGATGCGGCGGGAGCTGCCGGTTCCACCAACGGCTCAGAACACACATCCGCTGTCTCTAACCAGCGGGATGACGACAG GAAACTGTTTGTGGGCGGCCTCAGCTGGGAGACGACCGAGA AGGAACTGAGGGACCATTTCGGAAAATTTGGCGAAATCGAGAGCATCAACGTAAAGACAGACCCACAGACCGGACGCTCGAGGGGATTCGCCTTCATCGTATTCACAAACACTGAGGCCATCGATAAGGTGAGCTCTGCCGGCGAGCACATAATTAACAGCAAGAAGGTCGACCCCAAGAAGGCCAAGGCCCGCCACGGCAAGATCTTTGTCGGCGGCCTGACCACAGAAATCAGCGATGAGGAAATCAAAACCTACTTCAGCCAGTTCGGCAAC ATTGTTGAGGTTGAGATGCCCTTCGACAAGCAAAAATCGCAGCGCAAAGGATTCTGCTTCATCACCTTCGATTCGGAGCAGGTGGTCACAGACCTGCTGAAGACGCCCAAACAGAAGATCTCTGGCAAGGAGGTCGACGTGAAGCGTGCCACGCCGAAGCCCGAGAACCAAATGATGGGAATGCGCGGTGGTGCACGCGGTGGAATGCGCGGTGGTCGCGGTGGCTACGGACGCGGTG GCTACAACAACCAGTGGGACGCCCAGAGCTCGTACTCTGGCTACGGCGGTTATGGCGGCTACGGTGCTGCCGGCGGCTACGGCGACTACTATGCCGGTGGCTATTATAATGGATATGACTACGGTTATG